A window of Alphaproteobacteria bacterium contains these coding sequences:
- a CDS encoding disulfide bond formation protein B yields MSTVRASAVIVTAGSILILAGAFAFQYIGDLAPCVLCIYQRYPYGVAIVLGVLAIVLWRTRAARWLLALAGVALIIDAGIAGFHVGVEQQWWAGTAECGGNLGGGLSLEQLKSQILAAPVVRCDEVAWSLFGISMAGYNMLLALALAATALRSAFGKSRSFV; encoded by the coding sequence ATGTCGACCGTCCGTGCCAGCGCCGTAATCGTCACCGCCGGCAGCATCCTGATCCTCGCCGGCGCGTTCGCCTTCCAATATATCGGCGATCTGGCGCCCTGCGTGCTGTGCATCTATCAGCGCTACCCGTACGGGGTCGCCATCGTCCTCGGCGTGTTGGCGATCGTGTTGTGGCGAACCCGCGCCGCGCGCTGGCTGCTCGCCCTGGCCGGCGTCGCGCTGATCATCGATGCCGGTATCGCCGGGTTCCATGTCGGCGTCGAGCAGCAATGGTGGGCGGGAACGGCGGAGTGCGGCGGCAACCTCGGCGGCGGCCTTTCGCTCGAGCAACTCAAGAGCCAGATCCTGGCGGCCCCGGTGGTGCGCTGCGACGAGGTCGCCTGGTCTTTGTTCGGGATCTCGATGGCGGGTTACAATATGCTGCTCGCCCTGGCGCTGGCGGCGACCGCGCTGCGCTCGGCGTTCGGCAAAAGCAGGAGCTTCGTGTGA
- a CDS encoding nucleotidyltransferase family protein, giving the protein MDTMTADRDLFRLMCRLVAAGDGAPVDVIDWDRSADSWTRLLYIANLHYAAPLVHDAVTALDAMANMPEDVAGYLSSIRHANAERNDHIRDQIGHFVPALNEIGIEPILLKGTAFLYDDPGYGDARMMVDIDFLVPPDCERAAWDAMRAIGYTAGDDDDYARAHQMNAIHRPGAPAVVEIHRTPGPQRTLLTVESAFADSVPLELAAGRCRAMSPTHRVLHTLFHGQVQDFHYWFARPQFRTLADLRRLGSAAGRTVDWPEIERRFAAAGYQTIVDGTAALMTDWFGAAPLPPRPVTRRARRYVAHCDARLDHAERELGFWQRWIGWASVNLLPARLAYRHRLEGTGWGVRLPVLAYRQAAFVAKMATWPLRQWRRSRGS; this is encoded by the coding sequence GTGGACACCATGACCGCGGACCGCGATCTTTTCCGCCTGATGTGCCGGCTCGTCGCCGCCGGCGACGGCGCCCCTGTCGACGTGATCGATTGGGACCGTTCGGCGGATTCATGGACGCGCTTGCTTTATATCGCCAACCTCCACTACGCGGCGCCGCTGGTCCATGACGCCGTCACCGCGTTGGACGCGATGGCCAATATGCCCGAGGACGTTGCGGGCTACCTGTCGTCGATTCGCCACGCCAACGCCGAGCGCAACGACCATATTCGGGACCAGATCGGGCACTTCGTGCCGGCGCTCAACGAAATCGGTATCGAGCCCATCCTGCTCAAGGGTACGGCCTTCCTCTATGACGATCCGGGTTATGGCGACGCCCGGATGATGGTCGATATCGACTTTCTGGTGCCGCCGGATTGCGAGCGGGCGGCGTGGGATGCGATGCGCGCCATCGGCTACACCGCCGGCGACGATGACGATTACGCGCGGGCCCACCAGATGAATGCGATCCACCGCCCGGGGGCACCGGCGGTGGTCGAGATCCACCGCACGCCGGGTCCGCAACGGACCCTGCTGACGGTCGAGTCCGCTTTCGCCGACAGTGTGCCGCTCGAACTCGCGGCCGGTCGATGCCGGGCGATGTCGCCGACCCATCGCGTTCTCCACACTTTGTTCCATGGCCAGGTACAGGATTTCCACTACTGGTTCGCACGGCCGCAATTTCGCACCCTCGCCGATTTGCGCCGGTTGGGATCGGCCGCCGGGCGCACCGTCGATTGGCCGGAGATCGAGCGCCGCTTCGCCGCCGCCGGCTACCAGACAATCGTCGACGGCACCGCGGCGCTGATGACCGACTGGTTCGGCGCCGCACCGCTCCCGCCGCGTCCGGTCACGCGCCGCGCCCGGCGCTACGTCGCCCACTGCGACGCGCGGCTCGACCATGCCGAACGCGAACTCGGCTTCTGGCAGCGCTGGATCGGCTGGGCCAGCGTCAATTTGCTGCCGGCGCGGTTGGCCTATCGTCATCGCCTCGAGGGCACCGGTTGGGGTGTGCGGCTGCCAGTCCTCGCTTACCGCCAAGCCGCCTTCGTCGCCAAGATGGCGACCTGGCCGCTGCGCCAGTGGCGACGCAGCCGCGGCTCCTAG